A region of Fibrobacter succinogenes subsp. succinogenes S85 DNA encodes the following proteins:
- a CDS encoding HPr family phosphocarrier protein has protein sequence MITKIFTVSNKLGIHARPAGMIVDITGQAKSDVSIVFEGSKANAKSILNVMMLAIPAGSEVKFEIDGDDEELVVQQLEKLFDDHFNEEPC, from the coding sequence ATGATTACAAAGATATTTACTGTTTCCAACAAACTGGGCATTCACGCCCGTCCCGCCGGTATGATTGTTGATATCACGGGCCAGGCAAAAAGTGATGTGTCTATCGTGTTTGAAGGTTCAAAGGCCAATGCGAAGAGCATCCTTAACGTGATGATGCTTGCTATCCCTGCCGGTTCCGAAGTCAAGTTCGAAATCGATGGTGATGATGAGGAGCTTGTCGTTCAGCAGTTGGAAAAGCTTTTTGATGACCACTTCAACGAAGAACCCTGCTGA